ATCTCACACTGGGCACAGATCTTGGTCActgaagagagaagcaggggtggggtcGAGGGAGGCTGATGAGGGATCAGAGTCCAAAAAGCCACTCCAGAGTACAGGCCTACCGCACCGAGGAgccacctccccctgcccagcctccaCTCTTAGCAGGAAATGGGATGATGGTAACGGTGCTCGCTGAGTAGTTGTGAGGGTCAAAAGAGACAGGGTTGCACGGGGACAAAACCGCCCCAGTGGGTACAATTGCTCCATGACCCTGGCAGCTGCCACCATTGATGTGCACTGTCTTCTTCTAaactttgtttcatttaatcctcagcctatgaagtaggtattactcctattaaagaaaagaaaactgaggcctagagtAGCTACCCAAGTCAGCAGCACTATTGCAAACTGAGCTTAGAACTCAGGATTTGTGACTCCTAGGCTGGAGCTGGGATGGGGGTATCTGCAGGGTCTACCTAGGAACACGATTCAGGCAAGTGGGGAAACAAGCCACACTGGCCAGGCAGGGACTGCGGTAAACTGAGGAGCATGACCCTCTAAGGTGCGCAGCTTAGCATTGCCAGAACTTTTGATTTTCCAAGGGAAGCCCaaactcttaatttttatatgagATAGTCTCAGTTTTATTATTGGCCACACAAACCCTTCAGGCTGCCTCTGGTTGTCAGGCCCACACTGCACCCGCTCTCTGTCCCATGTCTCTGCCTCCAGGTGGGGCGCCCCATCGTAGGGGATAGCAGGCTTCAGAGAGGGCAGGGCCTGGTGGGATTCCCAGCCCGAGCCCAGGACTTCCCTGCCTTCCAGGCTGTTAATACATGGCTtccaagaaaactggaaaaggagCCGGGATCCCGGCTAGGGACTGCACTGTCTCTGCTTGAGCTGGCTCTCCCCTGCTTCCTGGTCCCATTTCCAACCCAAGAACAGGGGTGTTTCCTGTCTCTCAACACTCCCGTCACAGGACCCCTACCCAGCTGTGACTCTCAGGAGGGACATGGGGGTGTAGGACCCAGGGCTGTGTGGATGAAGTTAGCCCTTGGAGGGGGGCAGGGTGTGGTGGAGTCCAGTTGCTTTTTCGGAGTCTGGTCAATAGGAAAATGGGAAAGCAGTGCTGCCCCTTGGGGGAGTCCCAGCATCAGGGGCCCCTTAGACTAGAATTAACTGCCCAAAGCCCTTCTGCTCAGTGCCACTGCTTATCCTCCTGTCTGGTGCCCAGCCCAGCCATACTCTGTTGGCAAGATGGGGGGCGCACAGTAAAGGGAGGCTGAGACCAGGGAGGAATTAGGGGTAATGGGACTTGGGGTGGGCGGGAAGTGGCCCTTAGTATCTCACAGGTTGTTGGAACCTGAGCTCACTTCCTATATTACttatggaaaaactgaggctcgAAGTTACGCAACTCCTGAAGACTCCTTGTCAGTGGTAGCCTGGCAATCTGCTCTTTCTTCTGCACTGAGCTTTACCCCAAGGTCTCCCAACCTGAGGGATTAGGGAAGATAGTGGGAGAATTTAGGGTTCCCAGGTACagaaaatggtgtgtgtgtgtttggggtggggacCATATCCCGGGAGTGCACTTAGCCCACAGTTTTTCCCTATATCCCTTCTgtcagcccttctcccctctcgAGGTCCCAAcatgggtggtggtgatgcttATTTTGGTGCCCTGGAGTCCAGAGCTGTGGAGGAGGTGAACGGGCCTGGTCATTGCTTAGCGACCCTGCGCATTCTTGGGCTGAGAGAGGCTGTAAGACATTTATGGGGATGCCCCGGGATGGGGGGGACAGCATTGGGGCTACCCAGGGATTCCAGCGTCTTCGGAAGGTGAGCGCTGCGAGGGACGCCAGGGGCGTCTTAGGAAAGGAGTGGGAATGGAGAGAGCCAGTGAGCATGTCCAGAGCTGCGGGGAGGCACTATGGGATTCCAAGAAGGCTGGGAGgctaggggtggggggaggcgtgCAATTCCCGGAGCATGCAGGGTTGAGCGAAGGtggagtgcgtgtgtgtgtgtgtgtgtgtgtctctgtgtgtgtgtgtgtaaggggtgGCACCTCCGGGGGGCCCGAGGGCGCCCGGGGCCGTCAGAGCGcgcgggggcggcggcggcggcgctaCCTGGAGGCGTGGTGGCAGGCAGGTGTCCGAACTGCACAGTGATGCAGAGGTCGTTGTCCAGGGGAAACTTGTGGCAGTGCAGCATCTCGGGCCAGGGGAACCCGTAGGCCTCCATGAGCGGCGCGCAGCCAGCGCGCACGGCCTCGCACAACGAGCGACACGGGTAGATGGGCCGGTCGAGGCAGACGGGCGcgaagagagagcagaggaagaccTGCGTGTCCGAGTGGCAGCGCTTGGCCAGCAGCGGCAGCCAGCTGCTCGCCTGCTGCTTCACCTCGGCCAGGCTCTCGTGCTCCAGCAGGTTGGGCAGCCGCATGCGCTTATAGCCCACGGTGTGGCAGAGCGGCAGGTCGGCGGGGATGTCGAGGCACTGCGGCGGCTTGGAGTACGAGCGCCCGTGCAGCGGCTCCGCCTGCCAGCCGTAGTAGTCGTACTCCTGCGCGCGGGCCGGCGCCCCGTGCAGCGCCCCCAGCAGCAGCGCCAGCGCGGCCGTCCGCGCGCCCCCCGCCGCCGCCGGCATGGTGCGCGGCGTTCTCAGCTGCCCCGGAGTGCGTCCTCCGCCCCGCCGCTGTCCTGCAGCCGCCGCCACCGCCGAGGTGGCCCGAGTGGTGGCAGCCTTCGCTCCGCTCTCGGGCGCACCGAGTGATCCTGGCACCTCCCACCTCGGGGCTTCGGCCCCGGCCTCGCCGCGCACTCCAGCCAATCTACGGCCGCCCGGCCCCCGGGCCCAGGCGTGGAGGCGAGGTGGAGCCCCCTCGGCCCCTCCCGCCGTTCCCGCGCGTCCCGCCCCGTGCGGGCTTGTGCGCCCCTCTCCCGCGCACCGGCTCCCCTGGCTTCCCTGCCTCCGCGCCGGGCTGGCCTTGCGAGGCTCCCGGGGGCTCCCTCACCTCTCTGGGCATTTCCTCGCCGATCGCgttctccatccttccttcttatCTCCCTCCGCCACAGCCTCTCCTGTTCCTTTTCTCACTCACTTCACTTGCTTATCTGCCCGTCTCGGCCTTTCCCCCTCCgctctgctttctcttccctgACACCTCGGTTCTCCCTTCTCCTGGTAGAAGGCTCCTGGCTGCCCACACCCTCCTGTTCCAGGACGGCATTTCTTCACCCGGCCATTCTCAAGCATGTGTTTGAGCTGGTGCCTGGTCCGGGAACTGTGCTGCTTGCTTTTGGGGAATCAGAGATGGATCTGACCCAGGaccccccacctccagggacACCGTAACCTAGTGGGGCTAAGGTAATCATAACTGCCATTCAGTGAGCTCTAAGTGCCGTAGACACTGCACAGCACTTCACAGCCTTATCGCCGACTATTTCTATTGATAGCTAATACTTCTTGGATACTTACCCTGTCTGTTCTAAGCACATTGCATAAGTTaccccatttaattctcacagtaatGCTATAATAAGGCGAGTGGGTACTGTTATTAtcttcactttacagataaaTGTACCCAGGCAAAGAGAAGTTAAGTGAGGATAGGGGCCGGGACTTGACCCCTGGTGGTCTGGTTCCAGAGTTCAGAACCCGGGTATACCCAGGAGGTCTGGATTCTGAGTCTGCAGGCTGGCTGGCTTTGGGGCCCTTCAGGTGAAGTAACTGCCCCTCAGTCACATAGCTAATGGGTGagggagccaggatttgaatccaggtttgGGCTCCAAAGGCCATGACTTAACTACTTTGCCCTAAGATAAATTCCAACCCAGGCCAGGAAAggctgtgggaggaggaaggaattgAGGGTGTCCAGGGAGGCATCAGAGAGGAGGTATTCAGGAACCCCATGTTTGTggtcttttccttctgtctgggcCCTGCCTTCCGTTGGCTTTCCTGTGGGAGGAGATTTGGAGAAATGCTTGACGGTGGGGGAGCTGCTTCTTGAGAACCTGGCCTGAGACCTGACCTCCCCAGACTGTGGAGGGGAGGTCTGCTGGGAAGGTGTCTTGCAGGAGGGCGTGGGGCACTCTGGGGCCTGGATCTGcccttgccctcccctccacttctGGTCTTACACCTCCTACCCTCTACCCTACTGAATGTGTACAAGGCTCCTGTCTTCCCCTGGATGTGTCCTTGCAGGGGTAGTGGAGAGAGGTGAGGGACCACTCCTCTTCATATTCAGCAGATACACAcgaagcacctactgtgtgcaaggtgTGAGGTGTGCTGTACACACCACAGGTAGGGATCCAGAAATGCAGACGGCATAGTCTCTGCTTCGTCTGATCTAgtgtgagaaaaagacaaaaggcaGGGCAGCGGACACGGAAGGACATTCAGAAGACAGAGCCCAGGGTGGGTTCAGGCGAAAGAGCATGAAGAGGTTCTGTGGATGAGCCCCAGAAGGGAAAGGACCACTCCCTGTTGGCCCAGGCAGTGGAATGTAGTACTGGTGCAAGAGCCTGGAGTTTGTAGACAAAAAGAGCCAGGTTGAAGTCCAAGTGCATATTcgctgagtgaccttggacaagtacttagccattctgaccgtccgtttttttgtttgtaaagTGGAACACTCTCAACAGTTACGGTGAGGGGCAAACAAAATGATGCGTGGAGAGAAAGCCTCCAGCACAGtgccagcacacagtaggcacctAGGAATGGAAGGTCTCTAAGGGATGTGTGCCTTAGGGTGGAAATGTAATGTGTGTTCTGCAGGCTCCCTTGGATACCTTGGCCCTGGCTCTGGTTGGGACCCTGAGCAGTAATTCTGTCCCCTGTGCTCCAGCTTACCCTTATCCCCGCTTCAGGCTTGGCAGGGCTTCTGTGCCTTCATCGGGGCGGTGTGGTCTTGGGCACTAGCAGGGCGTGTTGGCGCGCCCCAGGTGATGTGCAAGGTGCAGGCTCCCTAGGCAGCTGGTCGGCCTCTGCTGGACTTGAaggcccagtgcctggcccagacAGCAGGAGGTGCTCTTCCTGCTGCTGGTTATGTAAGAACTGCATGTGGGAAGAGCCAGGTGAGTCGTACCTGGCAGCTCCAGGGTCTCCTAAGGGTAGAGGCGCCTGGCTGGAAGCCGCCTGGAAGAGGAGGATGGGCCATCTTTACCTGACAGCTCTGCCTTGGGGACTCCCGACGCTCCCTGACACGGTGAGATGAAGGTGGGAAGGCCTTCACAGGAATGCAGCCCAGGTGGGGGCTGTGCCATGGGGCAGTCATTCAGGAAGATCTCCCGCTGTGGCGGGGTCAGTGGGTGACCTTGGCGCTGTGGCCCCAGCGGGAGGAGGCTGCACTCTGATGTGTTGCCTCTTCCTGACGAGGCTGTCCCAGACCCAGGCTGTTCCTGTGTGGAACCCCTGGCAAGGTGGGCATCTGTCCATCCTGGAGCTTCTGCGGTCTGTCCAGGTGCACATTGCCCCCAGCTGATGGAAGGGAccgtttgtttaaaaaaaaaaagtgtctttgtGGTTTGTTGTGAGCAAAGTTCTACCTAGATACCTCTTAGATCAACCTTGCTAATTATGTTATCAAATCCtacatttttctgcctttttattgcCTGCTTTAGTGATTCTCCTAGTGTAGTCAGGGTTCTCCTGAGGGTCCCCGAGTCCTTTTCAGGGAGTCTACAAGGTCAAAATTGTATGCAACTCAAAGATCCACTCTAAGTACAAGATAGATCAGTGGATCTTAAGGTAGCAGAGTAAGAGAAGTTTACGGTAGGGATCCAGGTTCTACACTACAACCAACATTTAAGGAACGGCCGCAGGCAATTTTTAATACTATCGAAGAGGAATATCTGTAGTGTCTGAAAAGGCtgttaaaatattctcttttgcAGCTACATTTCTGTGTGAGGCCAAATTTTCTTCATACACTGCGACCAAAACAACATGTAAAGGCAGATTGAGTGCAGAAGGAGGTATGAAAATCTGAGTCTGTTAAGCCAGATGtgaaagagatttgcaaaaattaagacaatgctactcttttcactgttttttttgttttgtgaaatatagttatttttcacagaatttgTTATTTATGTTCACACATACtgggtttatttttgttactttaaataagttaataaatggaattttgctcagttttaattttaaacatggtAAATGTTAGTAGGTGTAAAAGCATGTGAACAAAAGGTCTTTAATCTAAAAACCTCAatcatttttaagagtgtaaagggtTCCTGAGACCAGAAAGTTTAAGAACTGCTGGTTTACTTATGctgttcatttcatttcttctctctctctctctctttttatagtAATccctatacccagtgtggggctggaactcacaaccccgagatcaagagttgcacgctctactgactgagccagccaggtgcccctattctctTCGTTTCTGATAGAGGTGTATAAAATCTACGTTGATTGTGGGTttactattttttcctctttttttggaATCAATTTTGCTTTATATACTCTGAAGCTGTGTTGTTATGAGCATAAAGGTTCATGACCATTATATAATCTGGTTGGACTATAATTTCTACCTGTATGAAATAGCCTTCTTCATTCGTTTTAATGCTTTGGTCTCAGGAATAATCATTCCATGAATGAACGTTTAACTAGAGCCTGTTCTGGGCCAGGCATACACATGAGAGTCTAGGTTCCTGTCCACGTGGAGAACGGGGACACACAAAGGCATTGTAGTGTGGCAGGAAGAGTCTGGGCTTTGTGTCAGATTGACTGGTGGTGAATTCTGGTCACTTGCTAGTTGTGTGGACCTATGTCTCTTGAAATCGAACCTTAATTTCTTCGTGTGTAGAATGAGGTGAAGAACATTTATTTACTGCATGTTAGTGAAGACTTACTGAGGCCAGGGAAGAGAGGAGCACCCGGCAGGGTGCCTGCATATGGGAGCGCTGTGCTATAATGGAGCCACGAGTGGGAGATCTGCCCCATTCATGCCTCCTTTCAGGCATGCCTGGGAGAGGCAGTGCATGGCAGTGGGGAGTGTACCAGGCTTGGACTCAGAAGATCTCAGTTGTGTGTTTTCAACTTAGTAGCAAGTCCCCCCCATACCCTgagtgtcagtttcctcatctgtgagatggggaggACCACCTCTGCCTCACATTCTCCATGGGGCCATcttgaggatcaaatgaaataatgaagagtTAGGAGGTTGAGATGATGATGGAGGCGAGGCTGACTTTGTTGCTGGCCCAAGGTGGGGCATCTTCTGTCCCAGCCTGTGAGCAAGGTCTGCCAGGACAGGCACGGCTGCCTCCCAGGAGGGCTGGGATGCCCAAGGTGATGAGACCGAATCTTGTCCTTATTTCAGAGTCTTCGGGAATTATCTGCCTTTTACGATCTCAGTGTTCCCTGCTGGGATACCCGTCTTCATCTCACTGGCCCCTGAGTGCTTAGCAAAAAGCCCAGCCTGAGTGGCCTGTGTAATTAAGAGAACTCTTAGAGCTAGCAGGGCCCGATTGCTATTGTCCTCCAGCGTCTCCCATCCCCAACCATTGTCTTTAAGAGGAAACTAGAACTTGGCCTTCCTGACTCTCAGTCCAGTCCTCTTACTACCACATCACTTTCCATCATTTAGCTTTGTTGTTGATTATAAAGTCAGCATCTGTCCCAGAGGTCCCCAGCTCCGCATAGCCTTCCTGCTGCACAGCCTGTGCTCCGGGAAGCCGTTCAGGGGGTTCTGCTTAGGATCTCTGGGTGCACTGGTAGCCATGGGGTCCTGCTCGtagaggggctggagctgggctcaCTGTCATTGAATCAAGTGGCCAGGGAGGCAAGTCGCAGTCCTCCCTTCTATGACCCTGGACACTGGCAGGCACACTGGTTGTCCTGGCTCCCACGGGAACCGAAGTGGAGGCCAAGCTTGTCTTGGACCGGGGCATGTCTAGCACTAAGAATGCCTGTCTGAAGTGCAACAGGAAGGATGCGGGTGGGCACTGCTGGTATTctctggccagggctggggatgAAGACAAGGCTTTTTGCCCTGGGTCCCCAGCACACCTGGGACCCCCAGGGTCTGGCTGGTCGGCGACCCTGGCTAGAAGCACATCAGAGAGGCAGCCAAATGTTTGGGCTAAGACCGAGAACTCTGAAGTGAGACTGGATTCTAATTGCAGCAATGCTacttgaccttgggcaggttattgaacctctctgtgcttcagctttctcatctgtaaaatgaggataatcacGGTAATTCCTTTGAGGATTATTTAGAGGATTAGAGTTCATTTAACAATTGCTTACAGCAGTGCAGATGGGAGGGGCTATCTATACAGTTGCTAGTTAATACTATTGAGCATTGGCGTGACAAAGGTCTTTAGAGACTGTCACCAAATTCTCCTCACTcctaaatttctcttaaaatccgcctgtgctctccctcctccccacttgtccTTCCTCACTGCTCAGGGCTGCTCTCTGGTTTCATTGTTTTCCACTCTGCAGGAGGGAACTGGTCACTTCACACTGCTGATCTGCTAgcctctcccttcagctcagggccctCAGTCGCTCCGATTGCTTTTCGCCTCAAGTTCTTCCCAAGACTTCAGAAGGCCAGGCCTCCTTGCTGGCCTGGCTTGTAGAACCTTAACTCCCCTTTGCGGCCTCTCATACTGGTCATCATAGTGCATCCCTGTGGACAGAGAGCTCCACAAGGGCAAGAGCTCTGTTTCTCTTGCTCCTAGCACactgccaggcacatagtaggtgctcaataaatgtaatgTTGTATGAGTGAATGACTGAATGGACAGATGACTACTTGGGGGGAAGAAGTATCAGAAGAAAGGGGTCTTtggagccagccaggctcagGCTGGAGCCAGCTTCCTCTAACCTTTTTCGGTCTCTGTTGGAATTCTTGGGAGGCCCAAGGAAGGTCAGGAGGGTTATAGGGTGACTGTGAGGAGAGGTGGGGAACAAGTCGAGTCCAGTTGAGGAGTACTTCATGCTTGCTGAGGGATTGGGGGTGATGGACGAGCCCCCTATGCTCATGTTGACTTGcgtccctccctctttccctctcctctctccaacaTGTGTTTAGGGCATCCGAGGTGCCCGGCATTATGCTCTGTGCTTTCCTTTAATGATCCCAATAGCACTGTGAGGCAGGTATTATTACCCCCCATTTAATATGAGAaacctgagacccagagaggttcagtaacttaCCTATAATCACACAGGCACGAACCAGAGCCAGAACTTGAAGCGAGGACTTCCCTCTATGGCTTGTGGATTCCAGCCAGCGTATGAGAAGTGGCTAGGGGTTCCACCCTATTGAGCCCTGACCCCAACTGTCTTGCAGACGAGGAGGGCCCTAGGGCCAGAGACTCCTATGGGACTCAAGTGACTGGGCTGCCAGCAGGTTTGACCCTGGTTGGCCAGGTCACTGCCCTTAGGGAGCTCAAGATCTAGAGGGACAGCCACGCAAATAGACGAGTAGTTTATAATCACAACTAGAGTGACTTCCTGGTTGGGAGGTAGAGAGGGGCCCCAAAGCCTCATCTTTGTGGAAAGGAGAATGAGCACTGGATGCAGAGTCAAAGGCACCTAGTGTTAGGCTCTGCCTCCAGCACTGTGGGCTGTGGGAACTCGGGTCAGACTCAGCTCCTTGTGCTTTAGTTTCCCCGTCTGTGAAACAGGCGCTTTCTGCTGTAGACTTGTGGGTAAGATGAAATGGGAAATACTTGCAGATGCTTAGACGTGCGGCGGAAGTGTTACAGAGTTTTGTGTAGTCACGGGGTTGGGGCAGCCTGCGCAcggcccccaccctcccagcccccgcTACGGCTGTCTGGGCCCTCAGGACCCCAGATTTTTAAGCTGTTTCCATTGAAAGCTATTCGCTATTCCGGTGGTTCCTGACCACCCGGGTCTGTGAAGGCACTAATAAAGGTTCATAAACTCTTCTCTATGTTTCCCCAAATCAACACAGAATGGTTCATTTGCCCGtaaataaaacaacacatttctttgcttttggttGGAATTACATGCTCTCAGGATGGAACTCCTCTCATGCTGAACAGGAGTCGATTGGCAGTCCGTGCAtctttgattaatttaaaaaacagaggcTGGGTGAGGGAAGTGAGTGGCCTGGCAAGGGGAACTGTAGGTCAGAGAGGCCCCAGGGGCTTTTGTGCTCAGGGTCTAGGGGAGGAAGTCAGGAAGTCTCCAGGAGGTGCTGGAGGGCAGGACTGCAGAGGGGAAACCCAGGGCAGAAGTGGTAGGGGTGGGGGCCAGCTGTTGGGGGAACCCTGGGCAAACAATGGCCTCATTAAGGAGAGGGTGCTGGTGGGGAGGAGCCCAGCAGGGCCAGTGAATCTCCAATCCTCTACCCTAGCCAATGGAACAATTGTCCTCTGCTGGGAGAgagctggggcctgggcctgggaACTGCTAGGCGCTTGCCCTGAGGGCCATCGAGGTGGTCCCAGCCTCTTTGCCTAGACTCAGAATGGCTTTTCTGTGCTCAATGCTGAGGGTTCAGGCCACGGTAGGGTCTACCTGGTCCTGGTTCTTCCAGCTGGCGGGTCAGGGTATCGGTGTTCCTACAAGGCTCTCTGCAAAGGGGCCCCTACTTGCCTCCTGCCCActtctgggaaactgaggccctggtGAGGTTGGTCGGAGGCTCAACCCACTATTTGGGGCTTTCCTGTTCTCCACTCGCCTGCTGTGCTGTGGCCTTGGGCTGGTTGCTTGACTTCTCAGGTCTCAGTTGTTTCACCTATAAAGCTGGGGAGCATTGGGCTTGAAGTCCTTCCCAGCTGCACAGAtagcccaccccaccctgcctgggTTTGGTAATCACGGAGACTGGGGCCGACAACTGGCATTTAGTGGCAGGGGCCAGGGATGCCTAGCTCTTGCagcgcccagcccagccctgaaTGACCGAGAGCTGTCCTGTCCCAAAGGCCGATAGAGACCCTGTTGAGAAGCGCTCATAAACCAGTGCTTTTCACCACTGGTGTTTTTAAAGTAAGGCGATCCTGTTTTCAAGTGATGTGGCTTTTGGGAACTCAGCAGATAAAACAGATGAGAGGGGGCAGGTGTGGTTAGGGCTGGGACCTGGCCCGGGGCCCTACCCATGGGGCATTCCCATACCCCGCAGGGGCCTTGTCCAGCTTGAACTCTCTCCAGGCCTTGAGCCGCTGGCTGGGCCTGATTCGGCTGCTCTGGGCGTTCTGATGGGTGGGCGTCTCTTCTCATCCGTGCGCTGTGCCTGTGGTCATGCCTCACCTCTGCATATGCCCCATgggggttttggttttctttgactGTTATGGGTAAGGTGGGCAGGTGAGATTTGGGGTTAACTTCGTATGGCTGTGGATTGTGCTGGCCTCCTTGCTCTGGGCTGGCCGATTTGGGCCATCATAGGGCACACCCCATAGCCAGGTGGGGAGAGAGGTTCCCACATTTGCAGCCTGAAGCTGGTTAAAATACACATTCAGATTGCTGTTGGGTCACCTGCAGATTCTAGTTCAACACATGTCACCCCAGGTGGTTCTGAGGCCGTGGCCTGGGGACCAGGATGAGAAATACTGGCCTCCGAGGGAGACCTTGCCTGCTCCCTTCttccacctctccccctgctggttgCAGCCG
The DNA window shown above is from Ailuropoda melanoleuca isolate Jingjing chromosome 6, ASM200744v2, whole genome shotgun sequence and carries:
- the SFRP5 gene encoding secreted frizzled-related protein 5 encodes the protein MPAAAGGARTAALALLLGALHGAPARAQEYDYYGWQAEPLHGRSYSKPPQCLDIPADLPLCHTVGYKRMRLPNLLEHESLAEVKQQASSWLPLLAKRCHSDTQVFLCSLFAPVCLDRPIYPCRSLCEAVRAGCAPLMEAYGFPWPEMLHCHKFPLDNDLCITVQFGHLPATTPPVTKICAQCEMEHSADGLMEQMCSSDFVVKMRIKEIKIENGDRKLIGAQKKKKLLKPGPLKRKDTKRLVLHMKNGASCPCPQLDSLAGSFLVMGRKVDGQLLLMAVYRWDKKNKEMKFAVKFMFSYPCSLYYPFFYGAAEPQ